One window of Campylobacter sp. RM12651 genomic DNA carries:
- a CDS encoding EI24 domain-containing protein: protein MNNFIISLKDFFTFRFLAFSLFPLIISSIIFISLLTLAFSYVGSLDFNEEAFNFFLGAMILHAIQIFIMIITISGGGFLALYLSIFFALVITSFLTPMIVREINLKHYNYNKLDEIGLIQITWLLFKIVLKFLFFLFFVLLFHIIPILNFIASFLMFCLMFYLFFNFLIYDVASCVLNKNDFLSFKPFKFKYIFCVFLFYLASNIPYVGFFLPVFFVIFLAHLLFQNELRLKQPLN, encoded by the coding sequence ATGAATAATTTCATTATTAGCCTAAAAGATTTTTTTACATTTAGATTTTTAGCATTTTCTTTATTTCCATTAATTATAAGCTCAATTATATTTATTAGTTTATTAACACTTGCATTTAGTTATGTTGGTAGTTTAGATTTTAACGAAGAAGCTTTTAACTTTTTTTTAGGTGCGATGATACTACATGCCATACAAATATTTATTATGATAATTACTATTTCAGGTGGTGGTTTTTTAGCTTTATATTTATCTATATTTTTTGCTTTAGTTATTACTTCATTTTTAACTCCAATGATAGTTAGAGAAATTAATTTAAAGCATTATAATTACAATAAATTAGATGAAATAGGGTTAATTCAAATAACTTGGCTTTTGTTTAAAATTGTATTGAAATTCTTATTTTTTTTATTTTTTGTGCTTTTATTTCACATAATTCCTATATTAAATTTCATAGCATCATTTTTAATGTTTTGCTTAATGTTTTATTTATTTTTTAATTTTTTAATTTACGATGTGGCTAGTTGTGTTTTAAATAAAAATGATTTTTTAAGTTTTAAACCTTTTAAATTTAAATATATTTTTTGCGTATTTTTATTTTATTTAGCTTCAAATATTCCTTATGTTGGGTTTTTTCTACCTGTATTTTTTGTAATATTTCTAGCTCATTTATTATTTCAAAATGAATTAAGATTAAAACAGCCTTTAAATTGA